From a region of the Streptomyces tirandamycinicus genome:
- the fahA gene encoding fumarylacetoacetase: MPEQSPLDLAEGDPFGPHNLPYGVFTTADEPDRRRLGVRIGGHVLDAGAAAQTLGSPYAALLAQPDLGPLLAAGRTAWRDVRRALTAWVTVPAHRRDIEPLLHPLGSVTLHLPYEVADYVDFYASEHHATNVGRIFRPDGEPLTPNWKHLPIGYHGRSGTVVVSGTEVVRPSGQRKAPGDAAPVFGPSVKLDIEAEVGFVVGTPSELGRPVPLNAFRDHVFGLQLLNDWSARDIQAWEYVPLGPFLGKSFATSVSAWVTPLEALDAARVSPPARDFGLLPYLDDANDEEPGGFDLRISVAVNGQIVSEPPFATMYWTAAQQLAHMTVNGASLRTGDLYGSGTVSGPDVHQRGSFLELTWNGSEPLELPYGKRTFLEDGDEVTLTAWAPGPDGVKVGLGEVTGRIAPAAG, translated from the coding sequence ATGCCCGAGCAGAGCCCGCTCGATCTGGCCGAGGGCGATCCCTTCGGCCCGCACAACCTCCCGTACGGCGTCTTCACCACGGCGGACGAGCCGGACCGGCGCCGGCTCGGGGTCCGGATCGGCGGCCATGTGCTCGACGCCGGAGCCGCGGCGCAGACCCTCGGCTCCCCGTACGCGGCACTGCTCGCCCAGCCCGACCTGGGGCCGCTGCTCGCGGCCGGCCGCACCGCCTGGCGGGACGTGCGCCGCGCGCTCACGGCCTGGGTGACGGTGCCGGCCCACCGCCGGGACATCGAGCCGCTGCTGCACCCGCTGGGTTCGGTGACCCTCCATCTCCCGTACGAGGTGGCCGACTACGTCGACTTCTACGCCAGCGAGCACCACGCCACCAACGTGGGCCGCATCTTCCGCCCGGACGGCGAGCCGCTCACCCCCAACTGGAAGCACCTTCCGATCGGTTACCACGGGCGCTCGGGAACCGTCGTCGTGTCCGGTACGGAGGTCGTCCGCCCCTCCGGGCAGCGGAAGGCCCCCGGCGACGCGGCCCCCGTCTTCGGCCCGTCGGTCAAGCTGGACATCGAGGCGGAGGTCGGCTTCGTCGTCGGCACCCCGTCCGAGCTCGGCCGGCCCGTCCCGCTGAACGCCTTCCGCGACCACGTCTTCGGGCTGCAGCTGCTCAACGACTGGTCCGCGCGCGACATCCAGGCCTGGGAGTACGTGCCGCTCGGCCCGTTCCTCGGCAAGTCGTTCGCCACGTCGGTGTCCGCCTGGGTCACCCCGCTGGAGGCCCTGGACGCGGCCCGGGTCTCCCCGCCCGCCCGGGACTTCGGCCTGCTGCCGTACCTCGACGACGCGAACGACGAGGAGCCGGGCGGCTTCGACCTGCGCATCTCCGTCGCCGTCAACGGGCAGATCGTGTCCGAGCCGCCCTTCGCCACCATGTACTGGACCGCGGCCCAGCAACTGGCCCATATGACCGTCAACGGCGCCTCGCTGCGCACCGGGGACCTCTACGGCTCGGGCACGGTCAGCGGCCCCGACGTGCATCAGCGCGGCTCGTTCCTGGAGCTCACCTGGAACGGCAGTGAGCCGCTCGAGCTGCCCTACGGGAAGCGGACGTTCCTGGAGGACGGGGACGAGGTCACCCTCACCGCGTGGGCGCCCGGCCCGGACGGCGTCAAGGTCGGCCTCGGCGAGGTCACCGGCCGGATCGCGCCCGCCGCCGGCTGA
- a CDS encoding ABC transporter permease, which produces MDALPGTTRTADRSARPLWTLGLFRSELATTFRRRRTLALLGVLAAVPVLIGFAVRAETAGGGSVGDGGGQGPAFFTQITHNGLFLVFAALAATLPVFLPMAVGVVAGDAIAGEASSGTLRYLLVAPAGRTRLLLVKYATAVAFCLAATLAVAVSALLAGAALFPVGEVTTISGTRISFGQGLFRALLIAVLVAVSLTGLAALGLFVSTLTGSGVAAMAATVGLVVTAQILDAVPQLDALHPYLFPHYWLSFADVLREPVLWDDILRNLGLQGVYAAVFGSAAWARFTSKDITA; this is translated from the coding sequence GTGGACGCTCTTCCCGGGACGACGAGGACCGCCGACCGGTCCGCGCGGCCGCTGTGGACCCTCGGCCTCTTCCGCTCCGAACTGGCGACGACCTTCCGCCGCCGGCGCACCCTCGCTCTGCTGGGCGTCCTCGCCGCCGTGCCCGTGCTGATCGGCTTCGCCGTCAGGGCCGAGACCGCGGGCGGCGGTTCGGTCGGCGACGGCGGTGGTCAGGGACCGGCGTTCTTCACCCAGATCACCCACAACGGCCTGTTCCTCGTCTTCGCCGCACTCGCCGCGACCCTGCCGGTGTTCCTGCCCATGGCGGTCGGTGTCGTCGCGGGGGACGCGATCGCGGGCGAGGCGAGCAGCGGGACGCTGCGCTACCTGCTCGTGGCCCCCGCCGGCCGGACCCGGCTGCTGCTCGTCAAGTACGCGACCGCAGTGGCCTTCTGCCTGGCCGCGACCCTCGCCGTGGCGGTCTCGGCTCTCCTGGCCGGAGCCGCGCTCTTCCCCGTCGGAGAGGTCACCACCATCTCCGGAACCCGGATCTCCTTCGGGCAGGGGCTGTTCCGCGCCCTGCTGATCGCGGTGCTGGTGGCCGTGTCGCTCACCGGGCTCGCGGCATTGGGGCTGTTCGTCTCGACGCTCACCGGGAGCGGTGTCGCGGCGATGGCGGCGACGGTCGGGCTGGTCGTCACCGCGCAGATCCTGGACGCCGTTCCGCAGTTGGACGCGCTGCACCCGTACCTCTTCCCGCACTACTGGCTGTCGTTCGCGGACGTGCTGCGGGAACCGGTCCTCTGGGACGACATCCTGCGCAACCTCGGGCTCCAGGGCGTGTACGCGGCGGTGTTCGGCTCGGCGGCGTGGGCGCGGTTCACCTCGAAGGACATCACCGCCTGA
- a CDS encoding ABC transporter ATP-binding protein, protein MTGVAVIETRGLTKRYRSGPPAVDRLDLEVPAGSVFGFLGPNGSGKTTTIRLLLGLVAPSAGTATVLGAPMPGAARAVLPRVGALIEGPALYGHLSGRDNLVRYDAADPTADPRTRRPRVAAALDRVGLSAAASRRAGTYSLGMKQRLGLAAALLRPRSLLVLDEPTNGLDPQGMREMRALIRGLAADGTTVFLSSHLLDEIEQVCTHAAVMNRGALIARGSVAELAAHTRGRLSVTGPDPADAVRVLKELGVTDLAVVGDRVTGDPPAEAEPADINAALVRAGVRVRAFGRERASLEDAFVALTGEGFDVAG, encoded by the coding sequence ATGACCGGCGTCGCCGTCATCGAGACGCGCGGGCTCACCAAGCGGTACCGGAGCGGCCCGCCCGCCGTCGACCGGCTCGACCTCGAGGTGCCCGCCGGGAGCGTCTTCGGCTTCCTCGGGCCGAACGGATCGGGCAAGACGACCACGATCCGGCTGCTGCTCGGGCTGGTCGCGCCGAGCGCGGGCACCGCGACCGTCCTGGGGGCACCCATGCCCGGTGCCGCGAGGGCCGTGCTGCCCAGGGTCGGCGCGCTGATCGAAGGCCCGGCGCTTTACGGGCATCTGAGCGGCCGGGACAACCTCGTGCGGTACGACGCGGCGGATCCGACGGCCGACCCCCGCACCCGCCGTCCCCGGGTCGCCGCGGCGCTCGACCGGGTGGGGCTCTCCGCGGCGGCGTCACGCCGGGCCGGCACGTACTCGCTCGGCATGAAGCAGCGCCTCGGACTCGCCGCAGCCCTGCTCCGGCCGCGCAGCCTGCTCGTGCTGGACGAGCCCACCAACGGCCTGGACCCGCAGGGCATGCGGGAGATGCGGGCGCTGATCAGAGGACTCGCGGCGGACGGCACCACGGTCTTCCTCTCCTCCCATCTCCTCGACGAGATCGAGCAGGTCTGCACCCACGCCGCCGTGATGAACCGCGGCGCCCTGATCGCGCGGGGCTCCGTCGCCGAACTCGCCGCGCACACCCGCGGACGGCTGTCGGTCACCGGACCCGACCCCGCGGACGCCGTACGCGTACTGAAGGAGCTGGGCGTCACCGATCTGGCCGTGGTGGGCGACCGGGTGACCGGGGACCCGCCCGCGGAGGCCGAACCGGCCGACATCAACGCGGCGCTGGTGCGGGCGGGGGTGCGGGTACGGGCCTTCGGCCGGGAACGGGCCTCTCTGGAGGACGCGTTCGTGGCCCTGACGGGGGAGGGCTTCGATGTCGCGGGCTGA
- a CDS encoding CocE/NonD family hydrolase, with protein sequence MKIRSDYPYETRSDDLRIPVPDAAGGTTALYARVWRPVTDEPVPVLLEYLPFRPGDWTSPPDRGRHPWYAGHGYASVRVDVRGHGDSEGVPGDEYTAAVPADGAAVVEWLARQPWCTGRVGMFGVSWGGTCALQIAALAPEPLKAVVAVCCTDDRYDGDVHRIGGAVTAAGTASRAAALLALSARPPDPLHTGDDWRPLWQARMEALEPHHHTWLAHRTRDEYWSNGSVREDYGAIRAAVLAVGGWQDPHRDTVLRLVRELDPARTRGIIGPWPHAYPDQELPPGPWIGFLQETLRWWDHWLRDETPARAGQGGGPERRDAARTPGDTGTGRATGTDTGTATGAGTGTGTGTDTDTDTDTDTDTASRAGAGAGAGTATGTGTDTRTGVMAEPLLRFWITDSHPPATAYDELPGRWDGEPVWPSPRVVPVAYALQGPPLIVDSPQHTGLDAGSLTPLGEDSDLPPDQRDEDAKSVSFEFTVAERTEILGRPCVTLRLGPGAPHGQAVARLCDVAPDGSSTLVTRGALDLPPRAGRDRAGDRPGGTAEDVVFELGAAGHAFAPGHRVRLAVSSAYWPWIWPRADSAGFTLDPDGSFLELPVRTAPAGPATPGTIAFEAPQHAGPPGVVTAVTLDPPHPGRLIVRDVAQGEWRLELSHDGGTRVHPDGLEYTARSTESYAIRERDPLSARTRSEWSIRLHRPEQAWDTTVETHSDIGCDGEHFLTTDELVCRLGREVVFHRTWQKRIPRTAD encoded by the coding sequence GTGAAGATCCGCAGCGACTACCCGTACGAGACCCGGAGTGACGATCTGCGCATCCCGGTGCCCGACGCCGCGGGCGGCACGACCGCGCTGTACGCCCGCGTCTGGCGGCCGGTCACCGACGAGCCCGTACCGGTCCTGCTCGAGTACCTGCCCTTCCGGCCGGGCGACTGGACGTCGCCCCCGGACCGCGGGCGCCACCCCTGGTACGCGGGGCACGGTTACGCGTCCGTGCGCGTCGACGTCCGCGGCCACGGCGACAGCGAGGGCGTGCCCGGGGACGAGTACACGGCGGCCGTCCCGGCGGACGGGGCCGCCGTCGTCGAATGGCTCGCCCGGCAGCCGTGGTGCACGGGTCGCGTCGGGATGTTCGGGGTCTCCTGGGGCGGCACCTGCGCCCTGCAGATCGCGGCGCTCGCGCCGGAGCCGCTGAAGGCCGTCGTCGCGGTCTGCTGCACCGACGACCGGTACGACGGCGACGTCCACCGCATCGGCGGCGCGGTGACCGCGGCGGGCACCGCCTCACGGGCCGCGGCCCTGCTCGCCCTCAGCGCCCGGCCGCCCGACCCGCTGCACACCGGCGACGACTGGCGCCCGCTGTGGCAGGCCCGGATGGAGGCGCTCGAACCGCACCACCACACCTGGCTGGCCCACCGGACCCGGGACGAGTACTGGAGCAACGGCAGCGTGCGCGAGGACTACGGCGCGATCCGGGCCGCGGTCCTCGCCGTCGGCGGCTGGCAGGACCCCCACCGGGACACGGTCCTGCGACTGGTCCGGGAGCTGGACCCGGCGCGGACCCGGGGCATCATCGGGCCCTGGCCGCACGCGTACCCGGACCAGGAACTGCCGCCCGGTCCCTGGATCGGCTTCCTCCAGGAGACGCTGCGCTGGTGGGACCACTGGCTGCGGGACGAGACCCCGGCGCGGGCCGGGCAGGGCGGCGGCCCGGAGCGGCGGGACGCGGCCCGGACCCCCGGTGATACCGGCACCGGCCGAGCAACGGGCACGGACACCGGCACGGCAACAGGCGCGGGCACCGGCACCGGCACCGGCACAGACACAGACACAGACACAGACACAGACACAGACACAGCATCACGCGCGGGCGCGGGCGCGGGCGCGGGCACAGCAACAGGCACCGGCACGGACACCCGCACCGGCGTGATGGCGGAACCGCTGCTCCGCTTCTGGATCACCGACTCCCACCCGCCTGCCACGGCGTACGACGAACTGCCCGGACGGTGGGACGGCGAGCCCGTGTGGCCGTCGCCCCGGGTCGTCCCGGTGGCGTACGCGCTCCAGGGCCCGCCGCTGATCGTCGACTCCCCTCAGCACACCGGGCTGGACGCCGGGAGCCTCACGCCCTTGGGTGAGGACTCCGACCTTCCGCCCGACCAGCGTGACGAGGACGCGAAATCCGTGAGCTTCGAGTTCACGGTCGCGGAGCGGACGGAGATCCTGGGGCGGCCGTGCGTGACCCTGCGGCTCGGCCCGGGAGCCCCCCACGGCCAGGCCGTCGCACGGCTGTGCGACGTGGCGCCCGACGGCTCGTCGACGCTGGTCACCCGGGGTGCGCTCGACCTGCCGCCCCGGGCCGGGCGGGACCGCGCCGGCGACCGGCCCGGGGGCACCGCCGAGGACGTCGTCTTCGAGCTCGGCGCCGCCGGTCACGCCTTCGCCCCGGGCCACCGGGTCCGGCTGGCCGTCTCCTCCGCCTACTGGCCCTGGATCTGGCCGCGGGCGGACTCCGCGGGCTTCACCCTCGACCCGGACGGCTCCTTCCTCGAACTCCCCGTCCGCACCGCCCCCGCCGGCCCGGCGACGCCCGGCACCATCGCCTTCGAGGCCCCGCAGCACGCCGGGCCGCCCGGTGTCGTCACCGCCGTCACGCTCGATCCACCGCACCCAGGGCGCCTGATCGTCCGCGATGTCGCCCAGGGCGAATGGCGGCTGGAGCTCTCCCACGACGGCGGCACCCGCGTCCACCCGGACGGCCTCGAGTACACCGCGCGCAGCACGGAGTCCTATGCGATCCGGGAGCGGGACCCGTTGTCCGCGCGTACCCGCTCCGAGTGGTCGATCCGCCTCCACCGCCCGGAGCAGGCCTGGGACACGACGGTCGAGACGCACTCGGACATCGGTTGCGACGGGGAGCACTTCCTCACCACCGACGAGCTGGTGTGCCGGCTCGGCCGGGAGGTGGTCTTCCACCGCACCTGGCAGAAGCGGATCCCCCGGACCGCGGACTGA
- the nuoN gene encoding NADH-quinone oxidoreductase subunit NuoN has product MSATAVHSLWTTAAQPLDRIPTPDIEYAQLAPMLIVFGAAILGVLAEALVPRRSRHYTQLFLAVVALTAAFAAVLGLAAGGYGTTKAGIAAMGAIAVDGPALFLQGTILLAALVAVFTFAERRLDPSAHGKRVDSFAAQAASVPGSDSEKAAVKAGFTTTEVFPLALFAVGGMLVFPAANDLLTLFIALEVFSLPLYLLCAVARRKRLMSQEAAVKYFLLGAFSSAFFLFGIALLYGYAGSVAYARIADVVDGTVQTIDPALAATMGNDVLLLIGGAMVLMGLLFKVGAVPFHMWTPDVYQGAPTPVTGFMAAATKVAAFGALLRLLYVVLPGLSWDWRPVMWAIAIVTMLGGAIVAITQTDIKRLLAYSSIAHAGFILAGVIALTPEGVSSVLFYLLAYSFVTIGAFAVVTLVRDAGGEATHLSKWAGLGRRSPLVAAVFAVFLLAFAGIPLTSGFSGKFAVFRAAAEGGAGALVVVGVISSAIAAFFYIRVIVLMFFSEPRPEGPTVAVPSPLTMTTIAVGVAVTLVLGVAPQYFLDLAGQASVFAR; this is encoded by the coding sequence GTGAGCGCGACAGCTGTCCACAGCCTGTGGACCACGGCGGCCCAGCCGCTGGACAGGATTCCGACTCCGGACATCGAGTACGCACAGCTCGCACCCATGCTGATCGTGTTCGGCGCGGCGATCCTCGGTGTGCTGGCCGAGGCCCTCGTCCCGCGCAGGAGCCGGCACTACACACAGTTGTTCCTCGCCGTCGTCGCGCTGACCGCCGCGTTCGCCGCGGTACTCGGCCTGGCCGCCGGCGGCTACGGCACGACCAAGGCGGGCATCGCGGCGATGGGCGCCATCGCGGTCGACGGGCCCGCCCTGTTCCTGCAGGGCACGATCCTGCTGGCGGCGCTGGTGGCGGTCTTCACCTTCGCCGAGCGCCGGCTCGACCCCTCGGCGCACGGCAAGCGCGTCGACTCCTTCGCCGCACAGGCCGCTTCCGTACCGGGCAGCGACAGCGAGAAGGCCGCGGTCAAGGCCGGGTTCACCACCACCGAGGTGTTCCCGCTGGCGCTCTTCGCCGTGGGGGGCATGCTGGTCTTCCCCGCCGCGAACGACCTGCTGACGCTGTTCATCGCCCTGGAGGTGTTCTCCCTCCCGCTGTACCTGCTGTGCGCCGTGGCCCGCCGGAAGCGGCTGATGTCGCAGGAGGCCGCGGTGAAGTACTTCCTCCTCGGCGCCTTCTCCTCCGCCTTCTTCCTCTTCGGCATCGCCCTGCTGTACGGCTACGCGGGGTCCGTCGCGTACGCGCGCATCGCCGACGTGGTCGACGGCACCGTGCAGACCATCGACCCGGCGCTCGCCGCCACCATGGGCAACGACGTCCTGCTGCTGATCGGCGGCGCGATGGTCCTGATGGGACTGCTCTTCAAGGTCGGCGCGGTGCCGTTCCACATGTGGACCCCGGACGTCTACCAGGGCGCGCCCACCCCGGTCACCGGCTTCATGGCGGCGGCCACCAAGGTCGCGGCCTTCGGTGCGCTGCTCCGGCTGCTGTACGTGGTGCTGCCCGGGCTGAGCTGGGACTGGCGGCCGGTCATGTGGGCGATCGCCATCGTCACCATGCTGGGCGGCGCGATCGTCGCCATCACCCAGACCGACATCAAGCGGCTGCTGGCGTACTCCTCGATCGCGCACGCCGGCTTCATCCTCGCCGGTGTCATCGCGCTGACCCCGGAGGGCGTCTCGTCGGTGCTCTTCTACCTGCTCGCGTACTCCTTCGTCACCATCGGCGCGTTCGCCGTGGTCACCCTGGTGCGCGACGCGGGCGGCGAGGCCACCCACCTGTCCAAGTGGGCCGGTCTCGGCAGGCGGTCACCACTGGTGGCGGCGGTCTTCGCGGTGTTCCTGCTGGCCTTCGCCGGGATCCCGCTGACGTCGGGCTTCTCCGGGAAGTTCGCCGTGTTCCGGGCGGCCGCGGAGGGAGGCGCCGGAGCGCTGGTCGTGGTCGGTGTGATCTCGTCCGCGATCGCCGCGTTCTTCTACATCCGGGTGATCGTGCTGATGTTCTTCAGCGAGCCGAGGCCGGAGGGCCCGACGGTCGCCGTCCCGTCACCGCTGACGATGACGACGATCGCGGTCGGCGTCGCTGTCACGCTGGTGCTCGGGGTGGCACCGCAGTACTTCCTGGACCTGGCGGGCCAGGCGAGCGTGTTCGCGCGGTAG
- a CDS encoding polyprenyl synthetase family protein encodes MTVVGPFGLSVRDQALEADVQSGLAAVESGLLDATKSEVPFITEAAQHLVRAGGKRFRPLLVMLAAQFGDPDAPGVVPSAVVVELTHLATLYHDDVMDEAEVRRGVPSANARWGNSLAVLTGDFLFARASHILADLGPEAVRIQAEAFERLVTGQILETAGPRDGRDPVEHYLDVLRGKTGSLVAVSCRFGAMMAGADERITAVLTQYGERLGVAFQLADDVLDIASDSHESGKTPGTDLREGIATLPVLRLQEQAAAHGRPEDLALVELLSGDLTDDARHAEALAGLRVHSALEQARRDTVRYAQEARAMLASLPECTARAALEELCDAVVHRAG; translated from the coding sequence GTGACCGTCGTCGGGCCGTTCGGGCTGAGCGTGCGGGACCAGGCTCTTGAGGCCGATGTCCAGAGCGGATTGGCGGCCGTGGAGTCGGGGCTGCTCGATGCCACCAAGAGCGAGGTGCCCTTCATCACGGAGGCCGCGCAGCACCTCGTACGGGCCGGCGGGAAGCGGTTCCGGCCGCTCCTGGTGATGCTCGCGGCCCAGTTCGGCGACCCCGACGCCCCGGGTGTGGTGCCCTCGGCGGTCGTCGTCGAGCTGACCCACCTGGCGACGCTGTACCACGACGACGTGATGGACGAGGCCGAGGTGCGCCGCGGGGTGCCCAGCGCCAACGCCCGCTGGGGGAACTCCCTCGCCGTCCTCACCGGCGACTTCCTCTTCGCCCGGGCCTCGCACATCCTGGCCGACCTCGGCCCCGAGGCCGTCCGCATCCAGGCCGAGGCGTTCGAACGCCTGGTGACCGGCCAGATCCTCGAGACGGCCGGTCCGCGCGACGGCCGGGACCCGGTGGAGCACTACCTGGACGTACTGCGCGGCAAGACCGGGTCGCTCGTCGCCGTCTCCTGCCGTTTCGGGGCGATGATGGCGGGCGCCGACGAGCGGATCACCGCCGTCCTCACCCAGTACGGCGAGCGCCTCGGCGTCGCCTTCCAGCTCGCCGACGACGTCCTCGACATCGCCTCCGACTCCCACGAGTCCGGGAAGACCCCCGGCACCGATCTCCGCGAGGGCATCGCCACCCTCCCGGTGCTCCGGCTGCAGGAGCAGGCCGCCGCACACGGCCGGCCGGAGGACCTGGCGCTGGTCGAGCTGCTCTCCGGTGATCTGACGGACGACGCCCGGCACGCCGAGGCGCTGGCGGGACTGCGGGTCCATTCCGCCCTGGAGCAGGCCAGGCGCGACACGGTGCGCTACGCGCAGGAGGCCCGCGCGATGCTGGCGTCGCTCCCCGAGTGCACCGCGAGGGCCGCGCTGGAGGAGCTCTGCGACGCGGTGGTCCACCGCGCGGGCTGA
- a CDS encoding NADH-quinone oxidoreductase subunit M, whose protein sequence is MSFPLLTAAAALPALGAIATAAVPAGRRTAAKWLALLVSLGTLVLAAVIAVRFEPGGERYQLTESHAWIKDFGVRYELGVDGIAVALIALTAVLIPFVILAGWHDADPSPASGGEAPAETKNYRWRPTQGFFALILMVEAMVILSFEATDVFLFYILFEAMLIPMYFLIGGFGDRAHAGSDEHAAAQRSYAAVKFLLYNLAGGLIMLAAVIGLYVVAGNFSLTEIAAARADGTLEMATNTERLLFLGFFFAFAVKAPLWPLHTWLPNAMGESTAPVAVLITAVVDKVGTFAMLRFCLGLFPEASAWATPVILALALVSIVYGALLAVGQRDIKRLVAYASISHFGFIVMGIFAMTTQGQTGSTLYMVNHGISTAALMLVAGFLISRRGSRLIADYGGVQKVAPVLAGTFLIGGLATLSLPGLAPFVSEFLVLVGTFARYPVVGVIATLGIVLAALYTLVLYQRTMTGPVKEEVRTLPDLRLRELAVVTPLIALLIFLGVYPKPLTDIVNPAVEYTMSDVQQKDPRPEVEAAK, encoded by the coding sequence ATGTCCTTCCCGCTCCTCACCGCGGCGGCGGCGCTCCCGGCTCTCGGCGCGATCGCCACCGCCGCCGTCCCCGCCGGCCGGCGCACCGCCGCCAAGTGGCTGGCCCTGCTGGTCTCCCTGGGCACGCTGGTGCTCGCGGCGGTGATCGCCGTCCGCTTCGAGCCCGGAGGCGAGCGCTACCAGCTCACCGAATCCCACGCCTGGATCAAGGACTTCGGGGTCCGCTACGAACTGGGCGTGGACGGCATCGCGGTGGCGCTGATCGCGCTGACCGCCGTACTGATCCCGTTCGTGATCCTGGCCGGCTGGCACGACGCCGACCCCTCCCCCGCCTCCGGCGGGGAGGCCCCCGCCGAGACGAAGAACTACCGCTGGCGGCCGACCCAGGGCTTCTTCGCCCTGATCCTCATGGTCGAGGCGATGGTGATCCTCTCCTTCGAGGCGACCGACGTCTTCCTCTTCTACATCCTCTTCGAAGCCATGCTCATCCCGATGTACTTCCTCATCGGCGGCTTCGGGGACCGTGCCCACGCCGGCAGCGACGAGCACGCGGCGGCCCAGCGCTCCTACGCCGCCGTGAAGTTCCTCCTCTACAACCTGGCCGGCGGCCTCATCATGCTGGCCGCGGTCATCGGCCTCTACGTGGTCGCGGGGAACTTCTCGCTGACGGAGATCGCCGCGGCCCGTGCCGACGGCACGCTGGAGATGGCGACCAACACCGAGCGGCTGCTGTTCCTCGGCTTCTTCTTCGCGTTCGCGGTGAAGGCGCCGCTGTGGCCGCTGCACACCTGGCTGCCCAACGCGATGGGCGAGTCGACCGCGCCGGTCGCCGTGCTGATCACGGCGGTGGTCGACAAGGTCGGCACGTTCGCCATGCTGCGCTTCTGCCTCGGGCTGTTCCCCGAGGCATCCGCGTGGGCGACCCCGGTCATCCTGGCCCTGGCGCTGGTCAGCATCGTCTACGGCGCGCTGCTCGCCGTCGGCCAGCGCGACATCAAGCGCCTGGTCGCCTACGCGTCGATCTCCCACTTCGGGTTCATCGTCATGGGCATCTTCGCGATGACCACCCAGGGCCAGACGGGCTCCACGCTCTACATGGTCAACCACGGGATCTCGACCGCCGCGCTGATGCTGGTCGCCGGCTTCCTGATCTCGCGGCGCGGCTCCCGGCTCATCGCCGACTACGGCGGAGTGCAGAAGGTGGCCCCGGTTCTCGCCGGCACCTTCCTGATCGGCGGCCTGGCGACCCTGTCCCTGCCGGGACTCGCGCCGTTCGTCAGTGAGTTCCTGGTCCTCGTCGGGACGTTCGCGCGCTATCCGGTGGTCGGCGTCATCGCGACCCTCGGCATCGTGCTCGCCGCGCTCTACACACTGGTCCTGTACCAGCGGACGATGACCGGGCCGGTGAAGGAGGAGGTGCGGACCCTGCCCGATCTGCGGTTGCGTGAACTGGCGGTGGTCACCCCGCTCATCGCCCTGCTGATCTTCCTCGGCGTCTACCCCAAGCCGCTGACGGACATCGTCAACCCGGCCGTCGAGTACACCATGTCCGACGTCCAGCAGAAGGACCCCCGGCCCGAGGTGGAGGCGGCCAAGTGA
- a CDS encoding LolA family protein has product MAPNDTARTTDEAGEGSVVRRKAARYAVPVAVAGVAAATIGLVPALAASGDPDLPDVTAQELIAKIAASDAEQLSGTVKITTDLGLPSLAGLAGGVADGLAPGGGEGGSSASPDARLMELASGTHTLRIAADGPDRQKLSILDDAAEYSVIHNGDDVWAYDSKSNEVYHGEGAGAAAEREHPAPQEPPATPKELADEVLKAAGDTTSVTVDGTARIAGRDAYQLLVKPKQSGSTVGSVRIAVDARNGVPLKFTLLPSGGGKAVVDAGFTKVDFSRPPASTFDFTPPKGAKVTEADELHDREEGASEHGEGLKGLKGLKGLEGLGPVGEDGRAVNVIGEGWTAIAEIRTSGGEGSTAPEPGDAPPEAQKFLESFGDRVKGDFGTGTVFKTRLVNALMTDDGTIYVGAVTQDALVGAANAANAAR; this is encoded by the coding sequence ATGGCACCGAACGACACCGCACGGACCACCGACGAGGCAGGGGAGGGCAGCGTCGTCCGCCGGAAGGCGGCGCGTTACGCGGTCCCGGTCGCGGTGGCGGGGGTCGCCGCGGCGACCATCGGGCTCGTCCCGGCGCTCGCCGCGTCCGGTGACCCCGATCTGCCGGACGTCACGGCACAGGAACTCATCGCGAAGATCGCCGCGTCGGACGCGGAGCAGCTGTCCGGCACGGTCAAGATCACCACCGATCTGGGCCTTCCGTCGCTCGCCGGGCTGGCCGGGGGCGTCGCGGACGGCCTCGCACCCGGCGGCGGCGAGGGCGGCTCGTCCGCCTCGCCCGACGCCAGGCTGATGGAGCTGGCGTCCGGCACCCACACGCTGCGGATCGCGGCAGACGGCCCGGACCGGCAGAAGCTGTCGATCCTGGACGACGCGGCGGAGTACAGCGTCATCCACAACGGCGACGACGTCTGGGCCTACGACAGCAAGTCCAACGAGGTCTACCACGGCGAGGGCGCCGGGGCGGCCGCCGAGCGGGAGCACCCGGCTCCCCAGGAGCCGCCCGCCACCCCGAAGGAGCTCGCCGACGAGGTGCTGAAGGCCGCGGGTGACACCACCTCGGTGACCGTCGACGGCACGGCCCGGATCGCCGGACGGGACGCCTACCAGTTGCTTGTGAAGCCCAAGCAGAGCGGCTCGACCGTCGGCTCCGTCAGGATCGCGGTGGACGCGCGGAACGGTGTGCCGCTGAAGTTCACCCTGCTGCCGAGCGGCGGCGGGAAGGCCGTGGTCGACGCGGGCTTCACCAAGGTCGACTTCTCCCGGCCGCCCGCGTCGACCTTCGACTTCACCCCGCCGAAGGGCGCCAAGGTGACCGAGGCGGACGAGCTCCACGACCGGGAGGAGGGGGCGTCCGAGCACGGCGAGGGCCTGAAGGGACTGAAGGGCCTCAAGGGTCTCGAAGGCCTGGGGCCCGTCGGCGAGGACGGCCGGGCGGTGAACGTCATCGGCGAGGGCTGGACGGCCATCGCGGAGATCAGGACCTCCGGCGGCGAGGGCTCCACCGCCCCGGAGCCGGGCGACGCCCCGCCGGAGGCCCAGAAGTTCCTGGAATCCTTCGGCGACCGCGTGAAGGGCGACTTCGGCACCGGTACGGTCTTCAAGACCCGTCTGGTCAACGCACTCATGACCGACGACGGCACGATATACGTCGGCGCGGTCACCCAGGACGCCCTCGTCGGGGCGGCGAACGCGGCGAACGCGGCGCGGTAG